A genome region from Populus alba chromosome 5, ASM523922v2, whole genome shotgun sequence includes the following:
- the LOC118047622 gene encoding transposon Ty3-G Gag-Pol polyprotein, whose product MAPDTRTAEIKRLEESVKLTKKETNHKYELLVTLVKEQGQKLDTITDYHGTQIGDIKNLLSGLTQQLDFVMQRIPFAAGESSQGRDKQAAHQNESTSRPSYSNEGRLAAYKVHRPKHLFPVFGGDDVHRWLYKCNQYFKIEEIEDPEKLKLASYYLDGIALYWHQNFMRNLNNRRISWDEYVEALYYRFYGQKDPMEDLIDLKQVGTLENYIHDFDILWNKADIGEKQALVIFLGGLELEIKNIVKMFEPKDLRQAYNLARLHANTLAHRQNAGIAPKHPASTTSHNLPQKSIQPPNVNPTNLVTANLPKANPTYWKNNSAQNSFNQTTSKPTKSIKNQEFEERRLKGLCFWCDDKFVPGHRCRNKRLYSLSVVDEEEVSRGKEQFEEGCPTGELIPQISLNALEGTVGFHTMKVTRKVGKQILHILVDSGSTHNFLNSSLTHKLQNNLTTITPITIQAANGGKMSCTSVCKGLKWEIQGVCFEADVFIMDLSNYDMVLGVQWLSMLGDILCNYKHLWMSFDWRGQRVLLKGESPIKFQAIELAQLQWLLNNSEQVAELHLCSLQVLEDDDFTLSSLTVKQHQHQDTTLTTMLENYKDLFQELEGLPSARGHDHIIPLKEGSQPVNLRPYRYSGL is encoded by the coding sequence ATGGCGCCAGACACTCGAACCGCAGAGATCAAAAGGCTTGAAGAATCCGTTAAgctgacaaaaaaagaaaccaaccacaAGTATGAATTACTCGTTACTCTGGTGAAAGAACAAGGCCAGAAGTTGGACACCATTACAGACTATCATGGAACACAGATAGGAGACATAAAGAATTTGCTCAGTGGTCTGACGCAACAGCTGGATTTTGTCATGCAAAGAATTCCATTTGCTGCAGGGGAATCTAGTCAAGGTAGGGATAAGCAAGCAGCTCATCAGAATGAATCTACAAGCAGACCCAGCTATTCAAATGAGGGAAGGCTAGCTGCTTATAAGGTACACAGGCCAAAACATCTCTTTCCAGTATTCGGGGGGGATGATGTGCATAGATGGTTGTATAAGTGCAATCAGTACTTTAAGATTGAGGAAATTGAGGACCCTGAGAAACTGAAACTTGCTTCTTATTATTTAGATGGCATTGCTTTATACTGGCATCAAAATTTTATGAGGAACTTAAATAATCGGAGAATAAGTTGGGATGAATATGTAGAAGCCTTGTATTACAGATTTTACGGGCAGAAGGACCCTATGGAAGACCTAATTGATCTGAAACAAGTAGGAACGCTGGAAAACTACATCCATGATTTTGACATTTTATGGAATAAGGCAGACATAGGGGAGAAACAAGCTTTAGTTATATTCTTGGGGGGTCTAGAATTAGAGAttaaaaacattgttaaaaTGTTCGAACCCAAGGACTTGAGGCAAGCTTACAACCTCGCTAGACTTCATGCAAACACCTTAGCTCACAGACAAAATGCAGGAATTGCTCCAAAACACCCAGCCTCCACTACCAGCCACAACCTGCCACAAAAATCCATACAACCACCAAACGTTAATCCTACAAATCTTGTAACAGCCAACTTACCCAAGGCAAATCCTACATATTGGAAAAATAACAGTGCTCAAAATTCTTTCAACCAAACTACCAGTAAACCCACTAAATCTATAAAAAACCAAGAGTTTGAAGAACGTAGGTTAAAGGGGTTGTGTTTCTGGTGTGATGATAAATTTGTCCCTGGTCATAGGTGCAGAAACAAGAGATTGTATTCTTTGAGTGTTGTTGACGAGGAGGAAGTCAGTAGAGGAAAGGAACAGTTTGAGGAGGGGTGCCCAACGGGAGAATTAATACCCCAAATTTCACTAAATGCTCTCGAGGGAACTGTCGGGTTCCACACCATGAAAGTCACAAGGAAGGTGGGAAAGCAAATTCTCCACATTCTTGTGGATTCGGGAAGCACGCACAACTTTCTAAACTCTTCATTAACCCATAAATTACAGAACAACTTAACCACCATCACCCCTATAACCATACAAGCTGCCAATGGAGGGAAGATGTCGTGTACTTCAGTATGTAAGGGCTTAAAATGGGAGATACAAGGGGTGTGCTTTGAAGCCGATGTGTTCATCATGGACCTGAGTAACTATGACATGGTGTTAGGTGTTCAATGGCTCTCTATGCTAGGGGACATTCTGTGCAACTACAAACATCTTTGGATGTCTTTTGATTGGCGGGGCCAAAGGGTGTTGCTTAAGGGAGAGAGCCCAATCAAATTCCAAGCTATTGAATTGGCACAACTGCAATGGTTATTAAACAATTCAGAGCAAGTGGCAGAACTTCACTTATGTAGTCTTCAAGTCTTGGAGGATGATGATTTCACCCTCAGCTCACTGACAGTAAAACAACACCAACATCAGGATACTACATTAACTACGATGCTAGAGAATTACAAGGATCTCTTTCAGGAGCTTGAAGGACTACCTTCAGCTAGGGGGCACGATCATATTATTCCATTGAAGGAGGGAAGTCAACCCGTTAACTTGAGACCATACAGGTACTCAGGGCTGTAA